Proteins from one Monodelphis domestica isolate mMonDom1 chromosome 6, mMonDom1.pri, whole genome shotgun sequence genomic window:
- the LOC100021367 gene encoding olfactory receptor 5W2-like produces MDKNYSTPTEFVLLGITNDPELNVAFFVLFLIIYLGILITNIGMIILICVDPQLHLPMYFFLSHMSFCDLCYSTAIGPKMLVDFFAEDKSISFIGCALQFYFFCTFTDAECLLLAVMAFDRYMAISNPLLYTVNMSSRVCYLLITGVYMVGMIDALIHTTLTFTLSFCRSNEINHFFCDVPPLLLISCSDTYINELVIFTVYGFIEMVTTTAVLISYCYIILSVLKIHSTEGRWKTFSTCTSHLAVVTIFQGTMLFMYFRPSSAYSLDQDKMASLFYTIVIPMLNPLIYSLRNKDVKGALEKVKNKICS; encoded by the coding sequence ggccttttttgttctttttctcatcaTTTATTTGGGtattcttataacaaatattgGGATGATCATATTAATATGTGTAGACCCTCAACTCCATTTGCCCATGTATTTCTTCCTCAGCCACATGTCCTTCTGTGACCTTTGCTACTCTACAGCAATTGGCCCGAAGATGCTGGTGGACTTCTTTGCTGAGGACAAATCCATTTCCTTCATTGGCTGTGCTCTgcaattctatttcttttgtacaTTTACAGATGCCGAGTGTCTACTGTTAGCAGTAATGGCCTTTGATCGCTATATGGCAATAAGTAACCCTTTGCTTTATACAGTAAACATGTCTAGCCGGGTCTGCTACTTATTGATTACTGGTGTCTACATGGTAGGGATGATTGATGCCCTGATACATACAACTTTAACCTTCACACTGAGTTTCTGCAGGTCCAATGAGATTAATCATTTCTTCTGTGATGTtcctcctcttttgttaatctccTGTTCTGATACCTATATCAATGAACTGGTGATCTTTACTGTCTATGGTTTTATTGAAATGGTCACTACTACAGCAGTCCTCATTTCTTATTGTTATATAATCCTTTCTGTGTTGAAAATCCACTCCACTGAGGGCAGATGGAAAACATTTTCTACCTGTACTTCTCATTTAGCTGTTGTTACAATCTTCCAGGGGACTATGCTTTTTATGTACTTCCGACCAAGTTCTGCTTATTCATTAGATCAAGACAAAATGGCCTCTTTGTTTTACACTATTGTCATTCCCATGTTGAACCCCCTTATTTATAGTTTGAGAAACAAAGATGTGAAAGGGGCCCTGGAAAAAGTGAAGAATAAAATATGTTCTTAA